A stretch of Vulpes vulpes isolate BD-2025 chromosome 4, VulVul3, whole genome shotgun sequence DNA encodes these proteins:
- the PRXL2A gene encoding peroxiredoxin-like 2A isoform X1 has protein sequence MVLDDKEMSFLQDPSFFSMGMWSIGAGALGAAALALLLANTDVFLSKSQKATLEYLEDIDLKTLEKEPRTFKAKELWEKNGAVIMAVRRPGCFLCREEAADLSSLKPKLDELGVPLYAVVKEQIRTEVQDFQPYFKGEIFLDEKKKFYGPQRRKMMFMGFVRLGVWYNFFRARNGGFSGNLEGEGFILGGVFVVGSGKQGILLEHREKEFGDKVNPVSVLEAARKIQTQTSAAETK, from the exons ATGGTCCTTGATGACAAGG AAATGTCTTTCCTCCAGGATCCGAGTTTCTTCAGCATGGGCATGTGGTCCATTGGCGCGGGGGCCTTGGGGGCGGCTGCCTTGGCCCTGCTCCTGGCCAACACAGACGTGTTTCTGTCTAAGTCCCAGAAGGCGACGCTGGAGTATCTGGAAGACATAGACCTGAAAACCCTGGAGAAGG AACCAAGGACTTTCAAAGCAAAGGAGCTCTGGGAAAAGAATGGAGCTGTGATTATGGCTGTGCGCAGGCCCGGCTGTTTCCTCTGTCGAGAG GAGGCTGCGGACCTGTCTTCCCTGAAGCCCAAGTTGGACGAGCTGGGAGTCCCCCTGTACGCTGTGGTGAAGGAGCAGATCAGGACTGAAGTGCAGGACTTCCAGCCGTATTTCAAAGGGGAGATCTTCCTGGATGAAAAG AAAAAGTTCTACGGTCCCCAAAGGCGGAAGATGATGTTTATGGGATTTGTCCGCCTGGGTGTGTGGTACAACTTCTTCCGGGCCCGGAACGGAGGCTTTTCTGGAAACCTGGAAGGGGAAGGCTTCATCCTCGGGGGAGTGTTTGTGGTGGGATCAGGAAAACAG GGCATTCTGCTCGAGCATCGAGAGAAGGAATTTGGAGACAAAGTGAACCCAGTGTCTGTTCTGGAAGCTGCTAGGAAGATCCAAACCCAGACTTCGGCCGCAGAGACAAAGTGA
- the PRXL2A gene encoding peroxiredoxin-like 2A isoform X5: MGMWSIGAGALGAAALALLLANTDVFLSKSQKATLEYLEDIDLKTLEKEPRTFKAKELWEKNGAVIMAVRRPGCFLCREEAADLSSLKPKLDELGVPLYAVVKEQIRTEVQDFQPYFKGEIFLDEKKKFYGPQRRKMMFMGFVRLGVWYNFFRARNGGFSGNLEGEGFILGGVFVVGSGKQGILLEHREKEFGDKVNPVSVLEAARKIQTQTSAAETK, from the exons ATGGGCATGTGGTCCATTGGCGCGGGGGCCTTGGGGGCGGCTGCCTTGGCCCTGCTCCTGGCCAACACAGACGTGTTTCTGTCTAAGTCCCAGAAGGCGACGCTGGAGTATCTGGAAGACATAGACCTGAAAACCCTGGAGAAGG AACCAAGGACTTTCAAAGCAAAGGAGCTCTGGGAAAAGAATGGAGCTGTGATTATGGCTGTGCGCAGGCCCGGCTGTTTCCTCTGTCGAGAG GAGGCTGCGGACCTGTCTTCCCTGAAGCCCAAGTTGGACGAGCTGGGAGTCCCCCTGTACGCTGTGGTGAAGGAGCAGATCAGGACTGAAGTGCAGGACTTCCAGCCGTATTTCAAAGGGGAGATCTTCCTGGATGAAAAG AAAAAGTTCTACGGTCCCCAAAGGCGGAAGATGATGTTTATGGGATTTGTCCGCCTGGGTGTGTGGTACAACTTCTTCCGGGCCCGGAACGGAGGCTTTTCTGGAAACCTGGAAGGGGAAGGCTTCATCCTCGGGGGAGTGTTTGTGGTGGGATCAGGAAAACAG GGCATTCTGCTCGAGCATCGAGAGAAGGAATTTGGAGACAAAGTGAACCCAGTGTCTGTTCTGGAAGCTGCTAGGAAGATCCAAACCCAGACTTCGGCCGCAGAGACAAAGTGA
- the PRXL2A gene encoding peroxiredoxin-like 2A isoform X3 produces the protein MSFLQDPSFFSMGMWSIGAGALGAAALALLLANTDVFLSKSQKATLEYLEDIDLKTLEKEPRTFKAKELWEKNGAVIMAVRRPGCFLCREEAADLSSLKPKLDELGVPLYAVVKEQIRTEVQDFQPYFKGEIFLDEKKKFYGPQRRKMMFMGFVRLGVWYNFFRARNGGFSGNLEGEGFILGGVFVVGSGKQGILLEHREKEFGDKVNPVSVLEAARKIQTQTSAAETK, from the exons ATGTCTTTCCTCCAGGATCCGAGTTTCTTCAGCATGGGCATGTGGTCCATTGGCGCGGGGGCCTTGGGGGCGGCTGCCTTGGCCCTGCTCCTGGCCAACACAGACGTGTTTCTGTCTAAGTCCCAGAAGGCGACGCTGGAGTATCTGGAAGACATAGACCTGAAAACCCTGGAGAAGG AACCAAGGACTTTCAAAGCAAAGGAGCTCTGGGAAAAGAATGGAGCTGTGATTATGGCTGTGCGCAGGCCCGGCTGTTTCCTCTGTCGAGAG GAGGCTGCGGACCTGTCTTCCCTGAAGCCCAAGTTGGACGAGCTGGGAGTCCCCCTGTACGCTGTGGTGAAGGAGCAGATCAGGACTGAAGTGCAGGACTTCCAGCCGTATTTCAAAGGGGAGATCTTCCTGGATGAAAAG AAAAAGTTCTACGGTCCCCAAAGGCGGAAGATGATGTTTATGGGATTTGTCCGCCTGGGTGTGTGGTACAACTTCTTCCGGGCCCGGAACGGAGGCTTTTCTGGAAACCTGGAAGGGGAAGGCTTCATCCTCGGGGGAGTGTTTGTGGTGGGATCAGGAAAACAG GGCATTCTGCTCGAGCATCGAGAGAAGGAATTTGGAGACAAAGTGAACCCAGTGTCTGTTCTGGAAGCTGCTAGGAAGATCCAAACCCAGACTTCGGCCGCAGAGACAAAGTGA
- the PRXL2A gene encoding peroxiredoxin-like 2A isoform X4, giving the protein MDPSFFSMGMWSIGAGALGAAALALLLANTDVFLSKSQKATLEYLEDIDLKTLEKEPRTFKAKELWEKNGAVIMAVRRPGCFLCREEAADLSSLKPKLDELGVPLYAVVKEQIRTEVQDFQPYFKGEIFLDEKKKFYGPQRRKMMFMGFVRLGVWYNFFRARNGGFSGNLEGEGFILGGVFVVGSGKQGILLEHREKEFGDKVNPVSVLEAARKIQTQTSAAETK; this is encoded by the exons ATG GATCCGAGTTTCTTCAGCATGGGCATGTGGTCCATTGGCGCGGGGGCCTTGGGGGCGGCTGCCTTGGCCCTGCTCCTGGCCAACACAGACGTGTTTCTGTCTAAGTCCCAGAAGGCGACGCTGGAGTATCTGGAAGACATAGACCTGAAAACCCTGGAGAAGG AACCAAGGACTTTCAAAGCAAAGGAGCTCTGGGAAAAGAATGGAGCTGTGATTATGGCTGTGCGCAGGCCCGGCTGTTTCCTCTGTCGAGAG GAGGCTGCGGACCTGTCTTCCCTGAAGCCCAAGTTGGACGAGCTGGGAGTCCCCCTGTACGCTGTGGTGAAGGAGCAGATCAGGACTGAAGTGCAGGACTTCCAGCCGTATTTCAAAGGGGAGATCTTCCTGGATGAAAAG AAAAAGTTCTACGGTCCCCAAAGGCGGAAGATGATGTTTATGGGATTTGTCCGCCTGGGTGTGTGGTACAACTTCTTCCGGGCCCGGAACGGAGGCTTTTCTGGAAACCTGGAAGGGGAAGGCTTCATCCTCGGGGGAGTGTTTGTGGTGGGATCAGGAAAACAG GGCATTCTGCTCGAGCATCGAGAGAAGGAATTTGGAGACAAAGTGAACCCAGTGTCTGTTCTGGAAGCTGCTAGGAAGATCCAAACCCAGACTTCGGCCGCAGAGACAAAGTGA
- the PRXL2A gene encoding peroxiredoxin-like 2A isoform X2 translates to MWLGPWSLMTRDPSFFSMGMWSIGAGALGAAALALLLANTDVFLSKSQKATLEYLEDIDLKTLEKEPRTFKAKELWEKNGAVIMAVRRPGCFLCREEAADLSSLKPKLDELGVPLYAVVKEQIRTEVQDFQPYFKGEIFLDEKKKFYGPQRRKMMFMGFVRLGVWYNFFRARNGGFSGNLEGEGFILGGVFVVGSGKQGILLEHREKEFGDKVNPVSVLEAARKIQTQTSAAETK, encoded by the exons ATGTGGCTAGGTCCATGGTCCTTGATGACAAGG GATCCGAGTTTCTTCAGCATGGGCATGTGGTCCATTGGCGCGGGGGCCTTGGGGGCGGCTGCCTTGGCCCTGCTCCTGGCCAACACAGACGTGTTTCTGTCTAAGTCCCAGAAGGCGACGCTGGAGTATCTGGAAGACATAGACCTGAAAACCCTGGAGAAGG AACCAAGGACTTTCAAAGCAAAGGAGCTCTGGGAAAAGAATGGAGCTGTGATTATGGCTGTGCGCAGGCCCGGCTGTTTCCTCTGTCGAGAG GAGGCTGCGGACCTGTCTTCCCTGAAGCCCAAGTTGGACGAGCTGGGAGTCCCCCTGTACGCTGTGGTGAAGGAGCAGATCAGGACTGAAGTGCAGGACTTCCAGCCGTATTTCAAAGGGGAGATCTTCCTGGATGAAAAG AAAAAGTTCTACGGTCCCCAAAGGCGGAAGATGATGTTTATGGGATTTGTCCGCCTGGGTGTGTGGTACAACTTCTTCCGGGCCCGGAACGGAGGCTTTTCTGGAAACCTGGAAGGGGAAGGCTTCATCCTCGGGGGAGTGTTTGTGGTGGGATCAGGAAAACAG GGCATTCTGCTCGAGCATCGAGAGAAGGAATTTGGAGACAAAGTGAACCCAGTGTCTGTTCTGGAAGCTGCTAGGAAGATCCAAACCCAGACTTCGGCCGCAGAGACAAAGTGA